A genomic window from Anoplolepis gracilipes chromosome 6, ASM4749672v1, whole genome shotgun sequence includes:
- the Sh3px1 gene encoding sorting nexin lst-4, producing the protein MEGHQVTALYDFTGESGTAELSITAGELLTVIRDNVGDGWCEGFNQSGQSGLFPAAYVQVVEQAAVSSNAMTSSQQSSGDYWDDDWDDDSEVGQTQAYVPPTQQQQPQIIQLPQQNSTSEYGDQISMHTIHSVIPDRPIPNVPKKNNKFSTLIKSGEDSFLMGTRIVTVPESEKIFIEEDEAVRCTWVSTGESYSCVVTSPKKESKLKGLKSFIVYQLTPTFNNIQVSRRYKHFDWLHERLEEKYCFIPIPPLPDKQISGRYENAFIEHRRTQLQEFVDYVCRHPVLSRSRVWEHFITCTDEKRWKAGKRQAEKDELLGVNYFNAIQCPDTPLDIIKMEIQTDTFGKFINGLDPMVKNFMAMAVDQARKHQVLYKREFQKIGQSFTSLGHALEADDNGRGMLTRALKATGDAYNDIGKLFEEQPKFDWEPLADKFHIYRGIISNFPDVISIHKSAVQKRKDCDRLVSEHKMEPQQLREFSHRTDVIARALIAEETHFQTEREVHISKAVKTHLREQITFYKKIVDKLQEALNTFDE; encoded by the exons ATGGAGGGTCACCAG GTAACAGCGCTGTATGATTTCACGGGCGAGTCAGGAACGGCAGAATTGTCCATTACTGCTGGTGAGCTTCTCACTGTCATACGAGACAATGTGGGAGATGGTTGGTGCGAGGGATTTAATCAGAGCGGGCAATCAGGCTTGTTTCCAGCGGCATACGTTCAAGTGGTCGAACAAGCTGCAGTTTCTTCCa ATGCTATGACATCATCCCAGCAAAGTTCTGGGGATTATTGGGATGATGACTGGGATGACGATTCTGAAGTTGGACAAACGCAGGCTTATGTTCCACCTACGCAACAGCAGCAGCCACAAATTATACAACTGCCACAGCAGAATAGTACCAGCGAATATGGCGATCAAATATCAATGCATACTATACATTCTGTGATACCAGATAGGCCTATACCCAATGTaccaaagaaaaataacaagttTTCTACATTAATCAAGTCTGGGGAAGATAGTTTTCTGATGGGCACTAGAATAGTAACTGTGCCTGAGAgtgaaaagatttttatagaaGAGGACGAAGCTGTCCGATGTACGTGGGTATCGACCGGAGAATCATACAGTTGCGTCGTCACATCGCCTAAGAAGGAATCCAAGCTGAAGGGTCTCAAGAGTTTCATCGTCTACCAGCTAACTCCTACG tTCAACAATATACAAGTCTCAAGAAGATACAAGCACTTTGATTGGCTACACGAACGTTTAGAGGAAAAGTATTGCTTCATTCCGATCCCGCCTCTACCTGACAAGCAGATATCCGGGCGCTACGAAAATGCGTTTATCGAGCATCGACGTACGCAGCTGCAAGAGTTTGTTGATTACGTATGTCGACATCCTGTCCTGTCACGTAGTCGTGTTTGGGAACACTTTATAACATGTACGGACGAAAAGCGATGGAAGGCGGGGAAACGACAGGCGGAAAAGGACGAACTGCTAGGTGTGAATTACTTTAATGCCATTCAGTGTCCGGATACGCCACTGGATATCATAAAGATGGAGATTCAGACAGATACTTTCGGTAAATTTATCAATGGACTAGATCCGATGGTGAAGAACTTTATGGCTATGGCAGTCGATCAAGCGAGGAAACATCAAGTACTGTACAAAAGAGAATTCCAGAAGATTGGTCAATCTTTCACATCGCTCGGCCACGCTCTAGAAGCCGATGATAATGGTCGCGGAATGCTAACGCGGGCATTGAAGGCTACCGGCGACGCTTACAACGATATCGGCAAGCTATTCGAAGAGCAGCCCAAGTTCGATTGGGAGCCGTTGGCTGATAAGTTTCATATCTATCGCGGTATTATTAGCAATTTTCCGGACGTCATCAGCATTCATAAG AGCGCCGTGCAAAAGCGAAAAGATTGCGATCGATTGGTCAGCGAACACAAGATGGAACCGCAACAATTACGCGAATTTTCTCATCGAACTGACGTGATAGCTCGCGCATTGATCGCTGAAGAAACGCATTTTCAAACGGAACGAGAGGTACATATAAGTAAAGCTGTAAAGACACATCTCAGGGAACAAATcactttctataaaaagatAGTCGACAAACTACAAGAGGCGTTAAATACGTTTGATGAATGA
- the Agbe gene encoding 1,4-alpha-glucan-branching enzyme, whose amino-acid sequence MGGKWSSMDPSQVEVPEINVLLERDPYLKPYENDIRRRYAIFKDYVEKIETGDEDLKQFTTAYKHFGIHIQDDNSVVAKEWAPGAQEVFLTGDFTNWNKTSMPYKKLEYGKWELHLPSNADGTCPLKHLSEVKIIIKNHNNELLERLSPWANYVTQPPNKSEGTTYKQRIWHPENVYKFKHPKPKKPESLRIYECHVGIATQEGRVGTYLEFAKNVIPRIEKQKYNAIQLMAVMEHAYYASFGYQVTSFYAASSRYGTPEELKELVDVAHQHGLYVLLDVVHSHASKNTLDGLNMFDGTDACFFHSGFRGEHSLWDSRLFNYGEYEVLRFLLSNLRWYIEEYGFDGFRFDGVTSMLYHSRGLGQGFSGHYDEYYNLNVDVEGIVYLMLANHMLHEIYPELVTIAEDVSGMPGVCRPVTEGGMGFDYRLAMAIPDKWIKLLKETKDEDWNMSEICWTLSNRRWMEKAVAYCESHDQALVGDKTIAFWLMDKEMYTHMSIVSDPSDIIFRGIALHNLITLITHGLGGEAYLNFIGNEFGHPEWLDFPRIGNSDSYHYARRQWNLVDDNLLKYKYMNNWDRAVNTLEEKYGWLHAHPGYVSWKHEDDKVIVFDRADVVFVFNFHPSKSFADYPVGIKNPGTYKIVLCSDDEQFGGQRRVDTNVQHFTQPEPFSVYQHKMMIYIPCRTAIVYAQTDS is encoded by the exons ATGGGAGGAAAATGGTCTAGTATGGATCCCTCGCAAGTCGAGGTTCCGGAGATAAACGTCCTTCTGGAAAGAGATCCCTATTTAAAGCCATATGAGAATGATATTCGCCGGAG gtatgccatatttaaagattatgttgaaaaaatagaGACAGGAGATGAAGACTTGAAGCAATTCACAACTGCATACAAACATTTTGGTATTCATATTCAAGATGACAATAGTGTCGTTGCAAAAGAATGGGCACCTGGTGCACAGGAAGTATTTCTAACTGGAGATTTCA ctAATTGGAATAAGACTTCTATgccatataaaaaattagaatatggAAAATGGGAACTGCATTTACCTTCAAATGCAGATGGCACTTGTCCTTTGAAGCATCTGTctgaagtaaaaattattataaagaatcaTAATAACGAGTTGCTTGAAAGACTCAGTCCTTGGGCGAATTATGTAACTCAGCCGCCAAATAAATCAGAAGGAACTACTTATAAACAACGTATATGGCATCCAGAAAAT gtatacaaatttaaacatCCTAAACCAAAGAAGCCAGAAAGCTTGAGAATTTATGAATGTCATGTTGGAATTGCTACACAAGAGGGGCGGGTCGGCACTTATTTGGAATTTGCCAAAAATGTGATACCAAGAATCGAAAAGCAAAAATACAACGCGATACAATTAATGGCAGTAATGGAACATGCTTATTATGCTAGTTTTGGATATCAG gtAACTTCCTTCTATGCTGCTTCATCTCGTTATGGAACTCCAGAAGAATTGAAAGAATTGGTAGATGTGGCACATCAACATGGTCTCTATGTTTTGCTAGATGTGGTACATTCGCATGCTTCGAAGAATACTTTGGATGGATTGAATATGTTTGATGGTACAGACGCATGTTTCTTCCATTCTGGTTTTCGTGGCGAACATTCGTTATGGGATAGCAGGTTATTCAATTATGGGGAATATGAAGTACTTCGATTTTTACTGTCTAATTTACGTTGGTACATCGAAGAATATGGTTTTGATGGATTCag ATTTGACGGCGTTACATCGATGCTGTATCATTCAAGAGGTTTAGGACAAGGTTTCAGCGGTCATTATGATGAATATTACAACCTGAATGTTGATGTAGAGGGTATAGTCTACTTGATGCTGGCTAACCATATGTTACACGAAATATATCCCGAGCTTGTCACGATAGCTGAAGATGTTAGTGGAATGCCAGGCGTTTGTag gCCAGTCACCGAAGGTGGAATGGGATTCGACTACCGCTTGGCCATGGCAATTCCTGATAAATGGATCAAACTATTAAAAGAAACCAAAGATGAAGATTGGAACATGAGCGAAATTTGTTGGACATTATCCAATCGAAGATGGATGGAGAAGGCGGTCGCTTATTGTGAGTCGCACGATCAGGCCCTCGTGGGTGATAAAACGATTGCGTTCTGGCTTATGGATAAGGAGATGTATACACACATGAGCATAGTTAGCGACCCCAGCGACATTATCTTTCGCGGCATTGCTCTCCACAATCTAATCACGCTGATTACGCACGGTTTGGGTGGCGAAGCTTATCTAAACTTTATAG GCAACGAGTTTGGTCATCCTGAATGGCTAGACTTTCCAAGAATTGGAAATTCAGATAGTTACCATTATGCCAGGCGTCAGTGGAATTTAGTGGACGATAACTtactcaaatataaatatatgaataattggGATCGCGCGGTCAATACGCTAGAAGAGAAATACGGATGGCTGCATGCTCATCCT ggCTATGTGAGCTGGAAGCATGAAGATGACAAAGTGATTGTATTTGACCGAGCAGACGTAGTGTTTGTCTTCAATTTTCATCCCTCGAAATCGTTCGCTGATTACCCAGTCGGTATAAAAAATCCAGGAACGTACAAAATCGTTTTATGCAGCGACGATGAACAATTTGGAGGACAACGTCGTGTAGATACAAACGTGCAACATTTTACACAACCGGAACCGTTTTCTGTTTATCAACACAAGATGATGATTTACATTCCATGCCGTACGGCTATCGTTTATGCACAAACTG attcaTAA
- the LOC140666814 gene encoding mitochondrial import inner membrane translocase subunit Tim29, which translates to MLYLKAVRKIFDMNPQQIIQLPHRLRTAFKLCTSRFNEIGNKIRNYEMPERIKGTFLERWAKYWHGLYIDYKDVAIDVAKDCRERPVRAAIYTTFLGSCFYSSQHNPDETMFREQLIQNSAKLIQVGEPIRNPISVQHIKWMEQCYNEGLIRRLNLGILSLIWLDNYDKDCSLYKAVCPYLKPRYVIFHERIVDVGFLDKWWLLERKMKDYDINEAEFVQTANNVDTISAT; encoded by the exons ATGTTGTATTTGAAAGCtgtacgaaaaatatttgacatgaATCCTCAACAAATAATTCAACTTCCTCATCGACTTAGGACAGCTTTTAAATTGTGCACGTCgagatttaatgaaattggCAACAAAATTAGAAACTATGAAATGCCCGAAAGAATTAAAGGCACTTTTCTCGAACGCTGGG cgAAATACTGGCACggtttatatatagattacaaGGACGTTGCGATTGATGTAGCCAAAGATTGCAGAGAACGTCCTGTACGTGCCGCAATCTATACTACAT ttTTAGGAAGCTGTTTCTACTCTAGTCAACACAATCCAGATGAAACTATGTTCAGGGAACAATTGATACAAAATAgtgcaaaattaatacaagTGGGAGAACCTATACGTAATCCTATTTCTGTGCAGCATATAAAATGGATGGAGCAATGTTATAATGAAGGACTTATCAGGAGATTAAACTTGGGTATCCTGTCTCTGATCTGGTTGGATAATTATGACAAAGATTGTTCGTTGTACAAGGCGGTCTGCCCTTACCTAAAACCACGATATGTAATCTTTCATGAAAGGATAGTGGATGTAGGCTTTCTAGATAAATGGTGgttattagaaagaaaaatgaaagattatgatataaatgaaGCTGAATTTGTACAAACTGCAAATAATGTAGATACTATTTCAGcaacatga